TGTTCGGGCCTGACAGCGAAATTAGTACGGGGAATATTCCCTTTCGGGGGCCCATAGGTTAAGAAATTAATGGATCCGATGAAATCAGCCACAAAAGGTGATTCCGGTTGATCATACACTTGCTGAGGAGTTCCGACCTGCATAATTTCTGCATTATTCATAACGACAATTCGATCTGCCATAGTTAAAGCTTCTTCTTGATCATGGGTAACCATAATCGTTGTAATGCCCAGCTTCTTCTGCAAATTACAAATTTCTTCTCGCAGCTTGGTCCGAACTTTGGCATCTAGCGCCGATAGCGGTTCATCAAGCAGGAGGAAATCCGGCGATAAGACGCAAGCTCTGGCAAGTGCAACTCGCTGCTGTTGTCCGCCCGAAAGCTGAGCAGGATAGCGGTCTTTCAAATGCAGCAGATCAACCAGTGACAGCGCCTCGTTTACTTTATCGCTGATTTCTTTCTTCGTGAGATTTCTTCCTTGCAGTCCGTAGGCAACATTCTGATCAGCTGATAAATTCGGAAATAAGGCGTAGGATTGAAAGACCATCCCGAAGTTTCGTTTGGCTGGCGGCAGAGCCGTAATATCCTTGCCTCCAACCGTGACTCGCCCGCGCGTCGTTTTTTCAAGACCAGCGATAATACGCAGCAAAGTTGTTTTACCGCAGCCGCTTGGACCCAGCAAGCAAATAAATTCATTTTTTTGAATATCGATGTTTATGTCTCTGAGGGCTGTGAAGGAGTCGAATGTTTTGTTCACACCTTGAATGGATAAATAGACTTCTGACATATGCTGCCTCCTTGAACTTAGAATGAGAAGGAAGCGGCCGCAACCGCGATGGGCCAGAACTCAACCGCTTCCGAAACTCGCTTGACTATTTTTTCGGCTCACTCTTCGTGTTGTACCGTTTATCCCATTCAGCCAAAATACTTTCGCGATTTTTCGCTGCTTCATTCAAATCGTTTTTGATCAATTGTTTGATCGGGTCCACCTTGTAACCTTCCGGAAGTTTGGAAGCGTCGGTTTGGATAGCCAAGATCGCATAGTTTTTGTTGTACTCCAGCATGGCATCGTCCGTAATGGCCCAATCCAGGAACTGCTGTGACACCTGTTTTATTGTTTTCTTCTTGATTAGTGCATTCGCTTCTACGTCCCACCCAGAACCTTCTTTGGGGAATACGACTTCAACGGGGGAACCGTTCTTTTTCTCTTGTAATCCCCGATAACCGAAGGAAATGCCGATCGGATACTCACCTGTGCCAGCCAATTTAGCTGGTTTAGATCCGGAGTGAACATACATCCCGATATTATCGTGTAGTTTGTTCATGTAGTCCCATGCTTTATCTTTACCATCCAATTGAATGAGTCCAGATACAGTCAGGAAGCCTGTCCCCGAGGAAGACGGGTTGGGCATCGTAATGAGCCCTTTATATTCCGGTTTAATTAAATCCGCATAAGTTTCAGGAATAGGCAATTTACGTTTATCCATCTCTGTTTTGTTAACAATGAAAGCTGTTTCCCAAGCATCAATGCCTACCCAATGCGCCGGTACATTTTTATCTTTAAATTCAGGAAGTATACGATCTACGCCCTGCGGAGCGTAGGGCTCCAATTGATTGTTCTGATCAAGCACCAGCAGGCTTGTTGCCGCCAACCCCCAAATAATGTCTGCTTGCGGATTGTCTTTCTCGGCCAACAGTTTGGCTGTGATGACCCCTGTCGAATCTCGGACAATGTTAATTTTGACATCTGGATATTTCTTTTTGTAACTAGCCAAATAGTTCTTGATCGCATCATCTTCCAGTGCCGTATACACGGTCAATTCCTTGCTGGTTGTATCCAAATTCCCAGTTCCTGCAGGACTTGCGGCAACTCCGGATGGTGTCTCTTTAATGGTTGCAGTTTTGCCGCATGCTGTTAATAGTGCTACTGCTGTAACGATGACGATCAGACTTCCAGATAATTTTTTCATTGTTCTGATTCCTCTCCTGGTTAGAATCTGTTCCTTCCGATACTTCACACACGCTTCTCTCTAGTTTCATTTAGTACTCTCTGGGTGCTAATTGCTGTTTCCACTGACCGACCTTCGATCAAAGATCCCCCCCGCATCGTTTTAGCACAAGAACGAACATAAAAACAACCTGTTTCATTAAAAATTAATTGCTTTTAGTTTCTTTTGGTTGTTTTCATACTCAAATTATATGTTGTGTTTGGTTGCGTGTCAATGATATTAATGTCATGAATCATGACATTATTTGTGTTTGGTCGAAAATCCCTCACTTATCATAGAAAATCCAGACTTTCTCCCCTTTAATTTGTCATGTATGTTTACATCAACTTTACAATTCAACTTAAATTTCAACGATTTTTACAATTTCTTAATGAATAGTTGTTGTTGAACTAACATTTCAATGCTAATATCAAACCAAACACACATCAAACAAACGAAAGACACTTGCGCGGATTGTTACTTTTTCCAAAGGAGGGCGGCTTCATGAGTTTTCTAAGCGACTTTCGCACCATGGTCATCGGTATTTTACTGGAGTCATTTCCTTTTATTTTGCTTGGCGTCATCATTTCCGCCCTGCTGCAAACCTTCATAAGCGATCAGGCACTACAGCGATGGATACCAAAGAAGACGATTCCCGGCATTCTTTTCGGCTGTTTGCTCGGCATCATCTTCCCGCTTTGCGAATGTGGAATCATTCCCGTGGTGCACCGGCTGATCCGCAAAGGCATGCCGCCTTATATCGGCATTGTGTTTATGATGGCCGGGCCGGTCATCAACCCGGTCGTGTTTACGTCCACGTTCGTGGCGTTTCGGGCTCAGCCTCAGATGGCTGTCTCCCGCATGGTGCTGGCTTTCGCTGCAGCGGCACTTATCGGGGTGTGGGCGGCTCGGGGAGTCCGTGATTCTGCGCTTCGCAATCCGGTCAATAACGGCCTTGAACCTGTCGCTTCAGGCAAAAAAAGCGTCAAGCGTCCGCTTTCCAACAAAGCGCCGAAAGCATCTTGGACAAAGAAATGGCATGAAACGCTGGAACATGCCGCCATTGAAATGTTTGATGTAGGCAAATTTCTGGTCTTAGGGGCTACTGTTACAGCTTTGCTGCAAACGGCTGTAAGCAGACAGTGGCTCCTTTCGTTAAGCGATGGAGATTGGACTCCGCATTTGTTTATGATGGGACTCGCCTATGTCCTTTCCATTTGTTCCACCGCAGATGCGTTCGTTGGCGCTACGTTCATTCCCGATTTCAGCTTGGGCTCCGTGCTCGCTTTTCTCGTGTTTGGCGCCATGCTGGATATCAAAAGCACATTGATGCTGCTCAAAGTGTTCCGACTCAAAACCGTCTTGACGGTTATGCTTATTTCAGCCGTCGTCGTTCTGCTCGGATCGGTTGCATTCGATCGGCTGTACACGTACTTATAGAATGGGAGGCAGGGGAATGAGTCAAATTTGGTCCGTGTTTGCGCATCGAACGATTAGAGCTGCGGTCTTGATTGCTTTCGTTATTTTTATTATCCAGATTAGCCGGGCGGATGCACTGATCTATTATGTCGCTCCGAGCATGGATCTCTGGGTGAAAAGTCTTGCTGTTGGCATGTATGTGCTGGCAATGCATCAGCTTTATTTGGCAGTACGTGATGTCATGTCCAAAAAGAAAGCGGAGGCATTCGCTTGTACTTGCTCGTCACATAGCCACCATCACTGGAAACCAGGTGTTATGATGATGTATGGAGCTTTGATCATTCCGCTTATACTGGCGTTTTCGTTTCCCAATGCGGTGCTCGGAAGTCAAATGGCCGCTAAAAAAGGCCTAAATTTAACGCCTTCAAGCATTCTCGTGAATAACGTTGATGCCATTCAGAACCAGCCTCCAAATGATAGGATTCAACTGGATACAGGACAGACCTTTCCGTTTAATGCCTACACCAAGCCTTATGCCAAGCAGGCTTCGGCTATGTTCAGCCAACCGCTCATTATGATTAACGACGATTTTTACATTGAATCGCTGACATCACTGGACTTGTATCAGGATCAATTTATCGGCAAAAAGGTGCAAATTGCAGGTTATGTTTACCGCCTCGACACCATGAACAACAATCAGTTCGCCTTGGGACGATTCTCAATGCGCTGCTGTGTCGCAGACTCTGTGCCGCTTGCCATTCTGGTAGAGACCGATAGCCCCGAACAATGGAAAAACGATATGTATGTTGTCGCTCTCGGCACCATTGAGAAACGTAAGATTGACGGTAAAGACGTATTAACGATCGTTGCCAAAACGATCGATACGCAAAAGGAACCAACGAGTCCCTACGTGTATCAGAATGCTTACTTTGGAAACTAAGGCAAAAAAGATCGCCAACCCTCCTCATATAGGTGGTTGGCGATCTTTCGTATCCTTGATGACCTGGTTATTCTCGATAGTCTTCTTTTTCCTGTTAAGAGCCTCCAAAGACTTCTATTCGTGTAAAACAGCCACTTTCTACCCAAATAGAAGCTCCTAAAGACTCTTATAGCTTGGTGGAGGGGGAGTTTTCGCGTGTTTCATCAGCGATAAGAGTCGCCAAAGACTTCTATTCATGTAAAACCACCACTTTCCTCGCAAATAGGAGCTCCTAAAGACTCTTATTGGCAGCAAAACAGAGGGAAGGGCTGCCCTATAGACCGAATACCCTAAATTCATAAAAACTTGCCCATTCATTGGAGGCTAACCCTGTCACAGTAATTCTCACATATCTGCCGCTTGCTGTGAAATTATCAGCCTGCGTTTGATTGGGATTCGTATTCCCTGTCTGATTGGAAACCGTGGTCCAATTCAAATTATCGTTCGAAACCTCGACTTTGTATTTGTACACATTGTTATGTTCCCATACGACCTCAGTCCCTGTCATGTTGGTGACGCTGCCCAAATCTACCTTCCACCAGTGGTTCAGGTTCCCGTCATTCGCTGTCCAACGGGTATCCGTATTGCCATCGTTTCCATTAGAGGCCACATTTCCTTTGCTAGTTTCCTCACTATCAGCGCTCATAGTCTTGCCTAAGGCTAGATTAGGTCTAAGCGGATCGGTAACCACAGAAATATTGTCGTACTGAGCATAATTCCAGCCACTACCTAGTCCGACCAGTCCATATAGGAATGTGTTGTCGGTAATGGAAGCAACCAGTTGTGAATCGATATAAGCCTTGATCGTGGTATCATGAAAGCTAAGCTTTATATTGTGCCATGTATTAGCAGAGAATGGAACGGTGCCGGATGCCAGTAGGATTTCGCTAGCAGCAGCAATATCCGGAGCGCCTATGACAAGTTTCCAGTTCCCACTTTGGTCAACAACTAATTTGTATCCTTTCAATTTATTATACTGTGGAGCATTTCGATTTTGAGTTCCTACTCTACCTATAATAGAAACGGTTCCAGCGTTTTCAACCAATACATCAGCGCTGTAATCATAATCCCGCCATGACAAATCTCCGAATTCGGTAAATGCACTATTGCTGATCGGCTCTCCCCATGCATTCCACTGAAGCAGCGGTCCTGTTATGACTTGGCGTAAAGCTTTGCCAGTTCCTCCGAACTTGTTGCTGACTTCGAACGCACCGTGCTCATCTTGCGTATATTTGGGTGTAGTTCCGACGGCATAGTTCTCAAAGTTTTCGCTGTATGGATTAGGGAAAGCGGATGCCGCCGGAATGGCATGTGCTGCTGCTCCTTTCTGTTGGCCTGTCGTCGTTGTTAAAGAGTAGATAGAATTAGGCTCCAAATTAATAGAAAATGAACCGCCAGATGGCGTTATATCACTTTGCTGTATGAATTGCTGCGTACTGTTGGATTTCCAAACATGAATCGTTCCCGTAGATAACCCCCCTGTGAGATTGAACTTCATCGTTTCAAACGCCCCGCCAGTGACCATAATTATGCTGTAATTTCCGCTTGAATCCGGCTGTTTCATCGTCACATACGAAGTATTGCCAGTTGTTATCCCTGTTCCGCTATCGAGAT
Above is a genomic segment from Paenibacillus sp. HWE-109 containing:
- a CDS encoding putative 2-aminoethylphosphonate ABC transporter ATP-binding protein gives rise to the protein MSEVYLSIQGVNKTFDSFTALRDINIDIQKNEFICLLGPSGCGKTTLLRIIAGLEKTTRGRVTVGGKDITALPPAKRNFGMVFQSYALFPNLSADQNVAYGLQGRNLTKKEISDKVNEALSLVDLLHLKDRYPAQLSGGQQQRVALARACVLSPDFLLLDEPLSALDAKVRTKLREEICNLQKKLGITTIMVTHDQEEALTMADRIVVMNNAEIMQVGTPQQVYDQPESPFVADFIGSINFLTYGPPKGNIPRTNFAVRPEHIRISSPGSGFQAVVKHMEFRGPFYRLQLQPIRDLRDLLGNQLLSVDVSSQHAHKLNLMKFAEVSVEFPQERVISFTPDAGVTA
- a CDS encoding TIGR03943 family putative permease subunit produces the protein MSQIWSVFAHRTIRAAVLIAFVIFIIQISRADALIYYVAPSMDLWVKSLAVGMYVLAMHQLYLAVRDVMSKKKAEAFACTCSSHSHHHWKPGVMMMYGALIIPLILAFSFPNAVLGSQMAAKKGLNLTPSSILVNNVDAIQNQPPNDRIQLDTGQTFPFNAYTKPYAKQASAMFSQPLIMINDDFYIESLTSLDLYQDQFIGKKVQIAGYVYRLDTMNNNQFALGRFSMRCCVADSVPLAILVETDSPEQWKNDMYVVALGTIEKRKIDGKDVLTIVAKTIDTQKEPTSPYVYQNAYFGN
- a CDS encoding putative 2-aminoethylphosphonate ABC transporter substrate-binding protein; its protein translation is MKKLSGSLIVIVTAVALLTACGKTATIKETPSGVAASPAGTGNLDTTSKELTVYTALEDDAIKNYLASYKKKYPDVKINIVRDSTGVITAKLLAEKDNPQADIIWGLAATSLLVLDQNNQLEPYAPQGVDRILPEFKDKNVPAHWVGIDAWETAFIVNKTEMDKRKLPIPETYADLIKPEYKGLITMPNPSSSGTGFLTVSGLIQLDGKDKAWDYMNKLHDNIGMYVHSGSKPAKLAGTGEYPIGISFGYRGLQEKKNGSPVEVVFPKEGSGWDVEANALIKKKTIKQVSQQFLDWAITDDAMLEYNKNYAILAIQTDASKLPEGYKVDPIKQLIKNDLNEAAKNRESILAEWDKRYNTKSEPKK
- a CDS encoding permease yields the protein MSFLSDFRTMVIGILLESFPFILLGVIISALLQTFISDQALQRWIPKKTIPGILFGCLLGIIFPLCECGIIPVVHRLIRKGMPPYIGIVFMMAGPVINPVVFTSTFVAFRAQPQMAVSRMVLAFAAAALIGVWAARGVRDSALRNPVNNGLEPVASGKKSVKRPLSNKAPKASWTKKWHETLEHAAIEMFDVGKFLVLGATVTALLQTAVSRQWLLSLSDGDWTPHLFMMGLAYVLSICSTADAFVGATFIPDFSLGSVLAFLVFGAMLDIKSTLMLLKVFRLKTVLTVMLISAVVVLLGSVAFDRLYTYL